One Megamonas hypermegale genomic window carries:
- the groES gene encoding co-chaperone GroES encodes MIKPLGDRVVIKVSEGDVKTASGIVLPDTAKEKPQEGVVVAVSEGKYVDGKKVALDVKVDDKVIFSKYAGTDVKVDGTDYLIVRDSDILAVIE; translated from the coding sequence ATGATTAAGCCATTAGGCGACAGAGTTGTTATTAAAGTTTCTGAAGGCGATGTTAAAACCGCAAGCGGTATCGTTTTACCTGACACTGCTAAAGAAAAACCACAAGAAGGCGTAGTAGTTGCTGTAAGCGAAGGCAAATACGTTGATGGCAAAAAAGTTGCTTTAGACGTAAAAGTAGATGACAAAGTTATCTTCTCTAAATACGCTGGTACTGATGTAAAAGTTGATGGAACAGATTATTTAATCGTTAGAGATAGCGATATCTTAGCTGTAATTGAATAA
- a CDS encoding DMT family transporter, with product MRKFEYIRKYFLEISMLVVVLIWSSNNSVIKIGISEIGTFTYNALRLSIASILCWLWLYKTHTYKKMPWHDLKALILLSLCGFCFTQICLTYGLSKTTAGNASLASAIMPLAVVLLNRIFKKIPLSKMMTIGIILSFSGVLSIIFSSNKEISFSNYHLIGTLIVVFGQFSNAYYTIYAKDLLNNYSSCQIVSYLISISAVVFFILAIPEMRTIDFSSLSNSAWISVFYSGIFALWLCNIIWVYAVGQIGSTRTALYQYLLPVCSLWFAYILLDETLVTGQIIGTILILIGLIISRK from the coding sequence TTGAGAAAATTTGAATATATTCGTAAATATTTTTTAGAAATAAGTATGTTAGTTGTCGTTTTAATTTGGTCATCAAATAATTCAGTGATAAAAATAGGTATATCAGAAATTGGTACATTTACTTATAATGCTTTACGTCTTAGTATTGCTAGTATTCTTTGTTGGTTATGGCTTTATAAAACCCACACATATAAAAAGATGCCTTGGCATGATTTAAAAGCATTAATATTATTGAGTTTATGCGGTTTTTGCTTTACACAAATATGTTTGACATATGGATTATCTAAAACAACAGCAGGAAATGCTTCACTAGCTTCTGCTATTATGCCTCTTGCTGTAGTTTTGTTAAATCGCATTTTTAAGAAAATACCACTTTCTAAAATGATGACCATAGGAATTATTTTATCTTTTAGTGGAGTTTTAAGTATTATTTTTAGTTCCAATAAAGAAATAAGCTTTTCTAATTATCATTTAATAGGTACACTCATTGTTGTTTTCGGTCAATTTTCTAATGCTTATTATACAATTTATGCTAAAGATTTATTAAATAATTATTCTAGTTGCCAAATAGTAAGTTATTTAATAAGTATATCTGCCGTAGTATTCTTTATTTTAGCTATTCCAGAAATGCGAACTATAGATTTTAGTTCATTATCTAATTCAGCATGGATAAGTGTTTTTTATTCAGGCATATTTGCACTTTGGCTATGCAACATCATTTGGGTATATGCAGTTGGTCAAATAGGTTCAACTAGAACAGCACTTTATCAATATTTATTACCAGTTTGTTCTTTATGGTTTGCTTATATTTTACTCGATGAAACATTAGTCACAGGTCAAATAATTGGCACGATATTAATTTTAATTGGATTGATAATTAGCAGAAAATAA
- a CDS encoding nicotinate phosphoribosyltransferase, with protein sequence MNSKNENLAMLCDFYEFTMGNGYLKNNLHNKNVYFDVFFRNIPDDGGFAIAAGLQQVIEYIEDLHFNEEDIEYFRSKNLFSDDFIDYLKNFHFTGDIYAVPEGTCIFPREPIMTIKAPAIEAQILETFVLLALNHQSLIATKANRIVRAAQGRAVLEFGSRRAQGADGAVKGARAAYIGGCAGTACTLTDELYGVPAGGTMAHAWVQMFDSEYEAFKAYCEIYPHNAVLLVDTYNTLKSGVPNAIRVFKEMLVPQGITNFAIRLDSGDISYLSKQARKMLDDAGLTTCKIVASNALDEHLIRDLIMQGAQVDTFGVGERMITSKSAPVFGGVYKLVAVEDEQGNIIPKIKLSENTAKITNPHFKKVYRLYDNETGKAIADEICLHDEVIDNTKPHVIFDPMATWKQKTLTNFTVRELQVPIFKNGKRVYDSPSIDKIRDYCKREVNSLWDEVKRFENPHRYYVDLSQKLWDIKKELCVANSMK encoded by the coding sequence ATGAATTCAAAAAATGAAAATTTAGCCATGTTATGTGATTTCTATGAATTTACAATGGGAAATGGTTATCTGAAAAATAATTTACATAATAAAAATGTGTATTTTGATGTATTTTTTCGTAACATTCCAGATGATGGTGGTTTTGCAATTGCAGCAGGTCTTCAACAAGTAATCGAATACATTGAAGATTTGCACTTCAACGAAGAAGATATTGAATATTTCCGTTCTAAAAATCTCTTTAGCGATGATTTTATCGATTATTTAAAAAACTTTCATTTCACAGGTGATATTTACGCTGTACCAGAAGGAACTTGTATTTTCCCTCGTGAACCAATCATGACAATTAAAGCTCCTGCTATTGAAGCCCAGATTTTAGAAACTTTTGTACTTTTAGCATTAAATCACCAATCTTTGATTGCCACAAAAGCAAACCGCATTGTGCGCGCTGCACAAGGTAGAGCCGTATTAGAATTCGGTTCTCGCCGTGCTCAAGGTGCTGATGGTGCTGTAAAAGGTGCTAGAGCTGCATATATCGGTGGTTGCGCTGGAACTGCTTGCACACTTACAGATGAACTTTACGGCGTTCCTGCTGGCGGCACTATGGCACATGCTTGGGTTCAAATGTTTGATAGTGAATATGAAGCATTTAAAGCATATTGTGAAATTTATCCACACAATGCTGTATTGCTCGTTGATACGTATAATACTTTAAAAAGCGGTGTACCAAATGCTATCCGTGTATTTAAAGAAATGCTCGTTCCTCAGGGAATTACTAATTTTGCTATTCGCCTTGATTCTGGCGATATTTCCTATTTATCTAAACAAGCTCGTAAAATGCTCGACGATGCAGGACTTACAACTTGCAAAATCGTAGCTTCTAATGCACTTGATGAACATTTAATCCGTGATTTAATAATGCAAGGTGCACAAGTTGATACTTTTGGTGTCGGCGAACGCATGATTACATCTAAATCTGCGCCTGTTTTTGGCGGTGTATATAAATTAGTTGCTGTTGAAGATGAACAAGGCAATATCATTCCAAAAATCAAACTCAGCGAAAATACTGCAAAAATCACTAATCCACATTTCAAAAAAGTTTATCGTTTATACGATAATGAAACTGGCAAAGCTATTGCAGATGAAATTTGCTTACATGATGAAGTCATCGATAATACAAAACCACATGTTATCTTTGACCCAATGGCTACTTGGAAACAAAAAACTCTCACTAATTTTACAGTTAGAGAACTTCAAGTACCTATTTTCAAAAATGGTAAACGCGTATACGATAGTCCATCTATCGATAAAATCCGTGACTATTGCAAACGCGAAGTTAACTCTTTATGGGATGAAGTTAAACGTTTTGAAAATCCTCATCGCTACTATGTTGATTTATCTCAAAAATTATGGGATATCAAAAAAGAATTATGCGTTGCAAACTCTATGAAATAA
- a CDS encoding amidohydrolase has translation MKQNNIIYENGKIFTSDEANLHADSMVVENGYIKWIGKKEDRPNFDYPVVDLNNACVLPGFVDAHMHPVMLADFSKEISALPPKVNSIADLIKEIKLKANQMKKDKKDGWILGWGYDEGKFAEKRSITRWDLDEGTTDFPVSIIRTCAHIRCVNSKALALAGITKDTKDPEGGHIEKDEFGEPTGILEENARNLVLPYIPELNEAEQVQNLVDLGDLLTSQGIVAVCDMGNLDKYDNYNYYKEAIAKGFKQEVAMYYMWDFFMNDKNFAISKEKQNNDNQVFVAGLKLISDGSVSGKTAWMDKPYLNSDSCGISVCSDEQLETAIDFCKQNKCQLSVHAMGTSAIKRIVDRVYAEKDWLNETRPYVRVEHITLPSQDSINKAVEKNIGFVTQPIFLYAEIESYLQNLGEDTMKKCYPIKSLLEQNVNLCFSTDAPATSWAIPSDPFSCIKGAVTRKAYDGTDCGANQIIDMETAIILYTKKSAQIAGFKNLGQLKTGYKADFITLDRDIFAIAPEDVDKVQVDKTYINGECVFTK, from the coding sequence ATGAAGCAAAATAATATTATTTATGAAAATGGAAAGATTTTCACATCAGATGAAGCCAATCTTCATGCTGACAGTATGGTTGTAGAAAACGGATATATAAAGTGGATAGGAAAAAAAGAAGATAGACCGAATTTTGATTATCCTGTAGTAGATTTAAACAATGCTTGTGTATTACCAGGTTTTGTAGATGCACATATGCATCCTGTAATGCTTGCTGATTTTAGCAAAGAAATATCTGCTCTACCTCCAAAAGTAAATTCAATAGCTGATTTAATCAAAGAAATAAAATTAAAAGCCAATCAAATGAAAAAAGATAAAAAAGACGGCTGGATTTTGGGCTGGGGCTATGATGAAGGGAAATTTGCTGAAAAACGCTCGATAACTCGCTGGGATTTAGATGAAGGAACGACAGATTTTCCAGTATCCATTATTCGCACATGCGCGCATATAAGATGTGTAAATAGTAAGGCATTAGCTTTAGCGGGAATAACGAAAGATACGAAAGACCCCGAAGGCGGTCATATTGAGAAAGATGAATTTGGCGAACCTACTGGCATTTTAGAAGAAAATGCTAGAAATTTAGTTTTGCCTTATATCCCTGAATTAAATGAAGCTGAACAAGTCCAAAATTTAGTGGATTTAGGGGATTTATTGACTTCACAAGGCATTGTTGCCGTCTGTGATATGGGCAATTTGGATAAATACGATAATTACAATTATTATAAAGAAGCTATCGCTAAAGGTTTTAAGCAAGAAGTTGCCATGTATTATATGTGGGATTTCTTCATGAATGATAAAAATTTTGCAATCAGCAAAGAAAAACAAAATAATGATAATCAAGTATTCGTAGCTGGTTTAAAATTAATCAGTGATGGCAGTGTATCTGGTAAAACTGCTTGGATGGATAAACCTTACTTAAATAGCGATAGTTGTGGTATCAGTGTATGTTCTGATGAACAATTGGAAACGGCAATCGATTTTTGCAAACAAAATAAATGTCAATTATCTGTACATGCTATGGGAACAAGTGCTATAAAACGCATAGTAGATAGAGTTTATGCTGAAAAAGATTGGTTAAATGAAACTAGACCATATGTGAGAGTAGAACATATCACTTTGCCTAGCCAAGATAGTATCAATAAAGCTGTAGAAAAAAATATCGGTTTTGTAACGCAACCTATTTTCTTATATGCTGAAATAGAAAGTTATCTGCAAAATCTCGGCGAAGACACCATGAAAAAATGTTATCCAATAAAATCTTTGCTAGAACAAAACGTAAATTTATGTTTTTCAACTGATGCACCTGCCACATCTTGGGCTATACCATCAGACCCATTTAGCTGTATAAAAGGTGCTGTCACTAGAAAAGCATATGATGGCACTGATTGCGGAGCTAATCAAATTATTGATATGGAAACGGCAATAATCTTATACACAAAAAAATCAGCTCAAATAGCAGGTTTTAAAAATCTTGGTCAATTAAAAACAGGATATAAAGCTGATTTTATAACATTAGATAGAGATATCTTCGCTATTGCACCTGAAGATGTGGATAAAGTGCAAGTCGATAAAACGTATATCAATGGTGAATGTGTTTTTACTAAATAA
- the brnQ gene encoding branched-chain amino acid transport system II carrier protein, translated as MKKNMKKDILVMGFAMFAIFFGSGNLIFPPIIGLASGEQVGWTIIGLALTGILFPMMALASVGNVGYGLHDMMKHVNSWWHYLYMGLGLLVVIFGTIPRCGGVAFESGMQGIFGELPLSARIIFLAVFFAVSYYFAMNRSTVIDKVGNYLTPLLLITLLAIIVLAVVSPIDTLHSSSISTAKDSFLNGFFTGYNTGDVGTGILCAGMFIAAFREKGYRTKQEYNKMMLGIIIVGFILLFIVYAGLAYLGAQGVNYYGLDVNATFLLTDLVKNLAGYEGSCILSIAVILACLTTAIGMIATTGQWIEGWSNGKISYKMASLMITLAIFMISCLGVTNILKISGPIFMILFPMSVVLTFLGLGKKWVPNDGAWKGAVWVAFIMSLFDALNLAVTTGLLNIDISGLISVINQIPLAKQGFAWLIPTILGYIIGASVYKLKKKESIAYEVWNN; from the coding sequence ATGAAAAAAAATATGAAAAAAGATATTTTGGTTATGGGTTTTGCCATGTTTGCCATATTTTTTGGCTCAGGCAATTTGATTTTTCCGCCGATTATTGGTTTAGCATCAGGTGAACAAGTTGGTTGGACAATAATTGGACTTGCACTTACAGGTATTTTATTTCCAATGATGGCATTGGCATCTGTAGGAAATGTTGGCTATGGCTTGCATGATATGATGAAACATGTCAATAGTTGGTGGCATTATTTATACATGGGTTTAGGTTTATTAGTCGTTATCTTCGGTACAATTCCAAGATGTGGCGGTGTTGCATTTGAATCTGGCATGCAGGGAATTTTTGGCGAATTACCACTTAGTGCAAGAATAATTTTTTTAGCTGTATTTTTTGCTGTATCGTATTATTTTGCTATGAACCGTTCTACTGTTATTGATAAAGTTGGTAATTATTTAACACCATTATTGTTAATAACATTATTGGCGATTATCGTTTTAGCCGTTGTAAGTCCTATCGATACATTACATAGCAGTTCAATTTCAACAGCAAAAGACTCTTTCTTAAATGGATTTTTTACAGGATATAATACTGGTGATGTTGGTACAGGCATATTATGCGCTGGTATGTTTATTGCTGCTTTTCGCGAAAAAGGCTATCGCACTAAACAAGAATACAATAAAATGATGCTCGGTATTATTATTGTAGGTTTTATTTTATTGTTCATCGTTTATGCAGGATTGGCATATTTAGGAGCTCAAGGCGTAAATTATTATGGTTTAGATGTAAATGCTACATTCTTATTAACTGATTTAGTAAAAAATTTGGCTGGCTATGAAGGTAGCTGTATTTTATCTATCGCTGTTATTTTAGCTTGTTTAACTACTGCTATTGGCATGATTGCAACTACTGGTCAATGGATAGAAGGATGGTCTAACGGTAAAATTTCTTATAAAATGGCTTCATTGATGATTACGCTTGCTATTTTCATGATATCTTGCCTTGGTGTAACTAATATTCTCAAAATTTCTGGTCCTATTTTCATGATATTGTTCCCAATGTCTGTTGTATTGACTTTCTTGGGATTGGGTAAAAAATGGGTACCGAATGATGGAGCTTGGAAAGGTGCTGTATGGGTAGCATTTATAATGTCTTTATTTGATGCTTTAAATTTAGCTGTTACAACAGGCTTATTAAATATAGATATTTCTGGATTAATAAGCGTTATCAATCAAATTCCATTAGCAAAACAAGGCTTTGCTTGGCTAATCCCAACTATTTTAGGCTATATCATCGGTGCTAGTGTTTATAAACTCAAGAAAAAAGAAAGCATCGCTTATGAAGTATGGAACAATTAA